A region from the Leptospirillum ferriphilum ML-04 genome encodes:
- the glmS gene encoding glutamine--fructose-6-phosphate transaminase (isomerizing) produces the protein MCGIIGYSGLRSPLPLLVSGLERLEYRGYDSSGVAFFDDFGALSVVRAVGKVGVLKDLVNDRSAQPGAAIGHIRWATHGGVTLENAHPHQSGPIVLVHNGIVENDQAIRIYLRSLGVECVSETDSEVLSHLIRIEYEKDGVFPEAVRRALGQVEGSFALAILCQNDPADLVVVRNGPPLILGLGEGETFAASDIPAFLHFTRKVHSMENGTIALIRHEEVKVGRLDQAFSEWAPPSSLRSISWDPVFAEKGAFRHFMEKEIFEAPRAMMDTLADRLSVSPVLPELDRSVYGKPPVVAFVACGTSWHAALLGRAFLEQAGIPAFVEIASEFRYRRLLLPPGSWVIGISQSGETADTIGAMESARRAGFLTLGISNVPGSSLERECDLCLLTHAGPEIGVASTKAFQAQVALLMMLSLALGEDSPRTDLADALIRAPHRLELFLESLSPDSLDARVERLRESRLVMFAGRGIDYPLALEGALKFKEITYRPADGYPGGELKHGPIALIEPGVTVIAPLVDRLLRAKEISNLREIRARGGYVLAVGPTVVKEGHGIWYDDRIELPDDPPWSGIFQAAGVLQLLAYRVASALGNDVDQPRNLAKSVTVE, from the coding sequence ATGTGCGGAATCATCGGGTATTCCGGGCTTCGTTCTCCTCTCCCGCTCCTGGTCTCAGGCCTCGAACGGCTCGAGTATCGGGGGTACGATTCCAGCGGTGTGGCTTTTTTCGACGACTTTGGAGCCTTGTCGGTCGTCCGGGCTGTCGGAAAAGTCGGTGTCCTGAAAGATCTGGTCAACGACCGCAGTGCCCAGCCGGGAGCCGCCATCGGCCATATCCGCTGGGCCACGCATGGTGGCGTGACCCTCGAAAATGCCCATCCCCATCAGTCGGGACCGATTGTCCTGGTGCACAACGGAATCGTCGAAAACGACCAGGCGATCCGGATTTATCTCCGGTCTTTGGGAGTCGAATGTGTTTCCGAAACGGATTCGGAGGTTCTGTCCCATCTGATCCGGATCGAATATGAAAAGGATGGCGTTTTTCCGGAGGCGGTGCGGCGTGCTCTTGGCCAGGTGGAGGGAAGCTTTGCGCTGGCCATTCTCTGCCAGAACGATCCGGCGGATCTGGTTGTCGTCCGGAATGGACCTCCCTTGATTCTGGGGCTGGGGGAAGGGGAAACGTTTGCCGCGTCGGATATTCCCGCATTCCTCCACTTTACCCGCAAGGTCCACTCGATGGAGAACGGGACAATTGCCCTGATCCGCCATGAGGAAGTCAAGGTGGGGCGCCTGGATCAGGCGTTTTCGGAATGGGCTCCTCCTTCCTCCCTCCGGTCGATTTCCTGGGACCCGGTTTTCGCGGAAAAAGGAGCCTTTCGTCATTTCATGGAAAAAGAGATCTTCGAGGCTCCCCGTGCGATGATGGACACCCTGGCCGACCGTCTGTCGGTCTCTCCCGTCTTGCCGGAACTGGATCGGTCCGTTTATGGGAAGCCTCCTGTTGTTGCATTTGTCGCTTGCGGGACGTCCTGGCATGCGGCTCTTTTGGGAAGGGCTTTTCTGGAGCAGGCCGGCATCCCGGCTTTTGTGGAGATTGCCTCGGAGTTTCGATACCGGCGACTCCTTCTTCCCCCGGGAAGCTGGGTCATCGGGATCAGCCAGAGTGGAGAGACCGCGGATACGATTGGCGCGATGGAGTCCGCCCGGAGAGCAGGTTTTCTGACGCTGGGAATTTCGAATGTCCCCGGTTCCTCTCTCGAGCGCGAATGCGATCTGTGCCTCCTCACCCACGCCGGTCCGGAAATCGGTGTGGCATCCACAAAGGCGTTCCAGGCCCAGGTCGCTCTTCTGATGATGCTGTCCCTGGCCCTGGGAGAGGATTCTCCCCGTACGGATCTTGCCGATGCCCTGATCAGGGCTCCCCACCGCCTCGAGCTTTTTCTCGAATCTCTGTCGCCGGACTCGCTGGACGCCCGCGTCGAAAGGCTGAGGGAATCCCGTCTGGTCATGTTTGCCGGACGGGGAATAGATTACCCTCTGGCGCTGGAAGGTGCCCTGAAGTTCAAGGAAATCACCTATCGTCCCGCGGATGGTTATCCCGGCGGAGAACTCAAGCACGGTCCGATCGCTCTCATCGAACCGGGAGTGACTGTCATCGCTCCCCTGGTCGACCGGCTGTTGCGGGCCAAGGAAATCTCGAACCTCCGGGAGATTCGCGCCCGGGGGGGTTATGTCCTGGCCGTCGGTCCGACCGTGGTCAAAGAAGGGCATGGAATCTGGTATGATGACAGGATCGAACTGCCGGACGACCCGCCCTGGTCCGGAATCTTCCAGGCTGCGGGCGTACTGCAGCTTCTCGCCTATCGCGTAGCTTCGGCGCTTGGCAATGATGTGGATCAACCCCGGAACCTGGCCAAGTCCGTGACGGTGGAATAG
- the gatB gene encoding Asp-tRNA(Asn)/Glu-tRNA(Gln) amidotransferase subunit GatB, whose product MNSDFEMVVGLEVHSQLLTKTKLFCRCENRFGASPNTLVCPVCLGHPGVLPVLNREAVRLGIRLGLALGCTIHTRSVFDRKHYFYPDLPKGYQISQYTHPLLTGGSLSVRSGDAIREIRLHRIHMEEDAGKNLHAGIKEASHVDLNRAGVPLLEIVSEPDIRTPEEAVDYLKKLRQILRAIGVSDGNMEEGSFRCDANISLRPRGTSAFGTKVEIKNMNSFRFVQKALIYEYERQSSLLGQGERVVSETRLFDSATGKTLTMRSKEEALDYRYFPEPDLPPLVLDPAWIQEERDRLPELPQERVRKLSEELGIRESDAEVLLLEEEISGYFEEARRELVSLAKEGSWPEEQGVFRLVNFLLSEVLREWNRKGSPVLSGDLCPGEIAYLVSQVMEERLSLNQAKEVYSICVEELRSPKTVIREKNLSQESGEERLGEWIGEVLSENPSEVQSYREGKDRVFGFLVGQVMKKSQGKAHPQKVNRLLKDALGR is encoded by the coding sequence ATGAACTCCGATTTTGAGATGGTTGTGGGACTGGAGGTTCACTCCCAGTTGCTGACCAAAACGAAGCTTTTTTGCCGTTGCGAGAACCGCTTTGGAGCTTCCCCCAATACCCTGGTTTGTCCGGTCTGCCTCGGTCATCCCGGAGTGCTTCCTGTCCTGAACCGGGAGGCCGTTCGCCTGGGAATCCGTCTGGGGCTTGCGTTGGGCTGCACCATTCACACCCGAAGCGTTTTCGACCGCAAGCATTACTTTTATCCGGATCTCCCCAAAGGCTACCAGATCTCCCAGTACACGCATCCCCTCCTGACGGGAGGCAGTCTTTCCGTCCGCAGCGGAGATGCAATCCGGGAGATCCGCCTCCACCGCATCCACATGGAAGAAGACGCGGGAAAAAATCTTCACGCCGGGATCAAAGAGGCGAGCCACGTCGATCTGAACCGTGCGGGGGTGCCTCTTCTCGAAATTGTGTCCGAGCCGGATATCCGGACCCCGGAGGAGGCGGTGGATTATCTGAAAAAACTCCGGCAGATCCTTCGCGCCATTGGCGTCTCCGACGGCAACATGGAAGAGGGAAGTTTTCGCTGCGACGCCAACATTTCGCTTCGTCCACGGGGGACATCGGCCTTTGGAACGAAGGTGGAAATCAAGAATATGAATTCCTTCCGATTTGTCCAGAAGGCCCTCATTTATGAATATGAACGACAGTCCTCCCTTTTAGGACAGGGCGAGCGTGTCGTGAGTGAAACCCGTCTTTTCGACAGCGCGACGGGGAAAACCTTGACGATGCGGTCAAAGGAAGAGGCACTGGATTATCGCTATTTTCCGGAACCCGACCTTCCCCCTCTGGTTCTTGATCCCGCATGGATTCAGGAGGAACGGGACAGACTGCCCGAACTTCCCCAGGAGAGGGTGCGAAAACTTTCGGAAGAACTGGGCATCCGGGAGTCCGATGCGGAAGTGCTTCTTCTGGAAGAGGAGATCTCCGGATATTTCGAAGAGGCCCGGCGCGAGCTCGTCTCCCTGGCAAAAGAAGGTTCCTGGCCGGAAGAGCAGGGTGTCTTCCGACTGGTCAACTTCCTTCTTTCGGAAGTCCTGCGCGAATGGAACCGGAAAGGTTCACCGGTACTGTCCGGAGACCTTTGTCCGGGAGAAATCGCCTATCTCGTGTCGCAGGTGATGGAAGAACGATTGTCCCTGAACCAGGCCAAGGAAGTGTATTCCATCTGTGTCGAAGAGCTCCGTTCACCAAAGACAGTGATCCGGGAAAAGAACCTGTCCCAGGAGTCCGGAGAGGAGAGACTTGGTGAATGGATCGGGGAAGTCCTTTCCGAAAACCCGTCGGAAGTTCAGTCCTACAGGGAAGGAAAAGATCGGGTGTTTGGATTTCTCGTCGGACAGGTGATGAAAAAGTCCCAGGGAAAAGCACACCCCCAGAAAGTCAACCGACTTTTGAAGGATGCTCTCGGACGGTGA
- the gatC gene encoding Asp-tRNA(Asn)/Glu-tRNA(Gln) amidotransferase subunit GatC produces the protein MKSVQREFLHRMKLSYNGWLSEIRFSGSRTDSPGREGFVRPLPCERMNIVHLTREQVLHVARLASLSLTPEEESHFAGELSHILDYVEKLNRLKLPPPGLQVGEGDPVPTSLPDDLSRPSIPVAEALFNAPDQSGQFFRVPRILEEGR, from the coding sequence ATGAAAAGCGTGCAACGAGAGTTTCTGCACCGGATGAAATTGAGCTATAATGGATGGCTGTCGGAAATCCGTTTTTCCGGATCGAGGACAGATTCCCCCGGAAGGGAAGGCTTCGTCCGTCCTCTTCCATGCGAAAGGATGAATATCGTGCATCTGACCCGTGAACAGGTTCTCCATGTGGCCCGTCTGGCAAGTCTTTCCCTGACTCCGGAAGAGGAGTCGCATTTTGCCGGAGAACTGTCCCATATTCTCGACTATGTCGAAAAACTCAACCGGTTGAAGCTCCCTCCTCCCGGCTTGCAAGTCGGTGAGGGTGATCCGGTTCCGACATCTCTTCCTGACGACCTGTCCCGACCATCGATTCCGGTCGCCGAAGCCCTGTTCAATGCTCCTGACCAATCCGGCCAGTTCTTTCGTGTACCACGTATCCTTGAGGAGGGACGCTGA
- the panD gene encoding aspartate 1-decarboxylase yields MLRSMLRSKIHRATVTESDLEYEGSLTLDEKLMEASGLLPFEQVVVSNLNNGERFTTYVIPGKAGSGTVCLNGPTARKGAVGDRVIIFCYAHYNEEELKGYRPVIVKVDGKNAIRSTGDRL; encoded by the coding sequence ATGCTTCGCTCCATGCTTCGCTCAAAAATTCATCGTGCCACCGTGACCGAATCCGATCTCGAATACGAAGGGAGCCTGACGCTTGACGAAAAGCTGATGGAAGCCTCCGGACTCCTTCCGTTTGAGCAGGTTGTTGTCAGCAACCTTAATAACGGGGAGAGGTTTACCACCTATGTGATTCCCGGAAAGGCCGGTAGCGGCACGGTCTGCCTGAACGGTCCAACAGCCCGGAAAGGGGCGGTGGGAGACAGGGTCATCATTTTCTGCTATGCCCATTACAATGAGGAAGAGCTGAAAGGATACCGGCCGGTGATCGTCAAGGTGGACGGAAAAAACGCGATCCGTTCGACAGGAGACCGCTTGTGA
- a CDS encoding ATP-dependent helicase gives MTREELNPAQQEAVSHEGGPLLVLAPAGSGKTRVVIARLLYLLDRYGWSEERLLVVTFTRKAARELLHRISRLRPSSRPSWVGTFHSVAARMLRQHAERVDLPREFTIVDGPDQLQMIRDLLGRQGLSDKEVDPKKLAGRIGKWKSAGVDPAEAIRTSFGPFRIQAELYAAYQDNLALQKALDFDDLLLTLVRCLEQDPEVRESYQRQFEHILVDEYQDTNPLQERLLRLLSRDRQNVTVVGDDDQSIYRFRGAEVGHILSFPKEYPGARQVVLTVNYRSTRPIVTAASSMISSALARYRKDMVSTGRPGEPVFLKKLDSEWAEARFVARTIREKVERGAMFRDQVVLFRMNVQAQPFVRAFSEAGIPFQTRGAVQGFFNRREIRDLLAYLRVSANPFDRISLGRILNIPPRGMGAKARERLDQQAGNPGLSSWELLERLSLDLSGKARESARAFANDLQEASRMARGGDGPLSLLQFWLSRTGYEKWVSEEEAGEDAPGREENLKELLRMSERFGNGIGELTDRTPTGVFLEELALSQEDPGEPGESPDRVSLLTIHQAKGLEFPHVYLVGAEEDILPMKSREKVDVEEERRLFYVAMTRARDSLVITWCLTRQLFGRTESPRPSRFLRDIPPEAFQGDRPVFRPETSAPRQTSESFQRKFFSPPPLAPSRPGRDFRPVPEKGSPTPTGVLRPEWIGKTVVHPRFGRGRVEEAYGEGGDLELSIRFESSGVRRLLERFANLQVDG, from the coding sequence ATGACCCGGGAGGAACTGAATCCGGCCCAACAGGAAGCCGTTTCCCATGAGGGTGGCCCTCTTCTCGTGCTCGCTCCCGCCGGATCGGGAAAGACCCGGGTTGTCATCGCCAGGCTCCTCTATCTTCTCGACCGCTACGGCTGGTCCGAGGAACGTCTTCTGGTCGTCACCTTTACCCGCAAGGCGGCCCGCGAGCTTCTGCACAGAATTTCCCGGCTGCGCCCGTCCTCCCGTCCTTCCTGGGTAGGAACCTTCCACTCCGTTGCAGCACGGATGCTCCGTCAACATGCCGAACGAGTGGACCTTCCCCGGGAGTTCACCATTGTTGACGGTCCTGATCAGCTCCAGATGATCCGGGACCTTCTCGGTCGCCAGGGGTTGTCGGACAAAGAGGTGGATCCGAAAAAGCTGGCCGGCCGGATTGGAAAATGGAAGTCTGCGGGCGTCGATCCCGCCGAGGCAATCCGGACATCCTTTGGCCCGTTTCGTATTCAGGCGGAGCTTTACGCTGCCTACCAGGACAATCTTGCTCTCCAGAAAGCCCTGGATTTTGACGATCTCTTGCTGACCCTTGTCCGGTGTCTCGAACAGGATCCGGAGGTGCGCGAGTCTTATCAGCGACAGTTCGAGCACATTCTGGTGGACGAATATCAGGATACGAATCCCTTGCAGGAACGTCTGCTTCGTCTTCTTTCGCGGGACCGGCAGAACGTGACGGTTGTCGGGGACGACGACCAGAGTATTTATCGCTTCCGGGGTGCCGAAGTGGGACATATCCTGTCGTTTCCGAAAGAATATCCCGGAGCCCGGCAGGTTGTCCTCACGGTCAACTACAGGTCGACAAGGCCTATTGTGACGGCGGCTTCCTCCATGATTTCCTCGGCCCTCGCGCGCTACAGGAAAGACATGGTGTCGACCGGACGTCCCGGGGAACCGGTCTTTTTGAAGAAGCTTGACAGCGAATGGGCGGAAGCCCGATTTGTGGCCCGTACCATCCGGGAGAAAGTGGAGCGGGGAGCCATGTTTCGGGATCAGGTGGTCCTTTTCCGGATGAATGTTCAGGCTCAGCCATTTGTCCGGGCCTTTTCCGAAGCGGGGATCCCCTTTCAGACCCGGGGCGCCGTCCAGGGTTTTTTCAATCGCCGGGAAATCCGGGATCTGCTGGCCTATCTGAGGGTATCGGCCAATCCGTTTGACCGGATCAGCCTGGGCCGGATCCTGAATATTCCCCCGAGAGGGATGGGGGCGAAGGCCCGCGAACGTCTGGATCAGCAGGCTGGAAATCCGGGTCTTTCTTCCTGGGAACTTCTCGAAAGACTCTCGCTCGATCTGTCGGGAAAAGCGCGGGAATCGGCCAGAGCCTTCGCAAACGATCTTCAGGAAGCGTCCCGGATGGCCAGAGGCGGTGACGGTCCGCTCTCCCTTCTCCAGTTCTGGCTTTCCCGGACCGGTTACGAGAAATGGGTGTCGGAGGAAGAGGCTGGAGAAGATGCTCCCGGTCGCGAAGAGAATCTGAAAGAGCTTCTCCGGATGTCCGAACGATTCGGAAACGGGATCGGGGAGCTGACCGACCGGACTCCGACCGGCGTTTTTCTCGAGGAGCTGGCCCTGTCACAGGAAGATCCGGGGGAGCCGGGAGAGTCTCCCGACCGGGTTTCCCTTCTTACCATCCATCAGGCCAAAGGGCTCGAGTTTCCACACGTCTACCTTGTGGGGGCGGAGGAAGACATCCTTCCGATGAAGTCGAGAGAGAAAGTGGATGTGGAAGAAGAGCGCCGCCTCTTCTATGTCGCAATGACGCGGGCCCGGGACTCTCTGGTCATTACCTGGTGTCTGACCCGGCAGCTTTTCGGCCGGACGGAATCTCCCCGTCCTTCCCGTTTTCTTCGCGACATCCCGCCGGAAGCCTTTCAGGGAGACCGTCCCGTCTTTCGCCCAGAGACATCTGCGCCGCGGCAGACATCCGAGTCTTTCCAGCGGAAGTTTTTTTCTCCGCCACCCCTTGCACCCTCGCGTCCGGGAAGGGATTTCCGGCCTGTTCCGGAGAAGGGATCGCCGACTCCAACGGGAGTCTTGCGCCCGGAATGGATCGGCAAGACAGTCGTTCATCCCCGTTTTGGTCGCGGTCGGGTGGAGGAGGCCTATGGGGAAGGAGGGGACCTTGAATTGTCCATCCGGTTTGAAAGTTCAGGCGTCCGCCGACTGTTGGAACGGTTTGCCAATCTGCAGGTGGACGGATGA
- the gatA gene encoding Asp-tRNA(Asn)/Glu-tRNA(Gln) amidotransferase subunit GatA: MTPLFDGIASFCRGRDSRQFSIEEATREFLERIEREDQALGAFLSVNPNAINRARQLDNRLARNPAPSPFYGYPVAIKDNLHVRDLPTTCASRMLANFRPVENATVVDRLLEAGAIVLGKTNMDEFAMGSSTENSAMGVTRNPWDLRRVPGGSSGGSAVAVAADMAPMALGSDTGGSIRQPAAFCGVLGLKPTYGRISRYGLVAFSSSLDQIGPFARHAEDALEMMLLLSGPDGRDMTVESRDPSEMARDFGRKVQGTVIGMPEEFFGDGLDPAVAGSLERAKDVLAAAGAVFRPIRLPSAQYGINVYYIIATSEAASNLSRYDGVRYGYRSLKAKNIRDLYTHTRQEGFGPEVKRRILLGTFALSAGYQDQYYRKAQQVQALIREEFDRAFHEVDVIFAPTTPTPPFLFGEKVSDPLAMYLSDIYTISANLAGLPALSAPSWPTPEGLPVGAQLIGPAWSEGRLLRLAAILEEGVGIHRPPVATVGGGEAA, translated from the coding sequence GTGACGCCGCTTTTTGACGGCATCGCATCTTTCTGCCGGGGTCGCGACAGCCGCCAGTTCTCCATTGAAGAGGCGACGAGGGAGTTTCTTGAAAGAATCGAACGGGAGGACCAGGCTCTGGGAGCATTTCTGTCGGTCAATCCCAATGCGATCAATCGCGCCCGCCAGCTGGACAACCGTCTGGCACGCAATCCGGCACCCTCTCCCTTTTATGGCTACCCCGTGGCCATCAAGGACAATCTGCACGTCCGGGATCTTCCGACGACCTGTGCGTCCAGGATGCTGGCCAATTTTCGGCCGGTGGAAAATGCCACGGTCGTGGACCGTCTTCTGGAGGCCGGTGCGATCGTCCTGGGCAAAACAAACATGGACGAGTTTGCGATGGGAAGTTCCACGGAGAATTCGGCGATGGGGGTCACGAGGAACCCCTGGGATCTTCGGAGGGTTCCCGGCGGATCATCGGGGGGGTCGGCTGTGGCTGTTGCTGCCGATATGGCTCCGATGGCCCTCGGTTCGGATACCGGTGGTTCAATCCGGCAGCCTGCGGCGTTTTGCGGTGTCCTTGGACTCAAGCCGACATACGGACGCATCTCCCGATATGGTCTCGTGGCCTTTTCGTCTTCCCTGGATCAAATCGGGCCTTTCGCCCGGCATGCGGAAGATGCCCTCGAAATGATGCTTCTTTTGTCCGGACCGGACGGACGTGACATGACTGTGGAATCCCGGGACCCCTCCGAGATGGCCCGGGATTTTGGCAGGAAGGTGCAGGGAACGGTTATCGGCATGCCGGAAGAGTTTTTCGGCGATGGTCTGGACCCGGCTGTTGCCGGGTCTCTGGAACGGGCGAAGGATGTCCTTGCCGCTGCGGGGGCGGTCTTCCGGCCGATCAGGCTTCCTTCGGCGCAATACGGGATCAATGTCTACTACATTATCGCAACGAGCGAGGCGGCATCGAACCTTTCCCGTTACGACGGAGTCCGGTACGGATACCGTTCGCTCAAGGCGAAAAATATCCGGGACCTTTACACCCACACCCGCCAGGAAGGGTTCGGACCAGAGGTGAAACGGCGAATCCTGCTCGGAACCTTTGCCCTTTCGGCCGGCTATCAGGACCAGTACTACAGGAAGGCGCAGCAGGTGCAGGCCCTGATCCGGGAAGAGTTCGACCGGGCATTTCACGAGGTGGACGTGATTTTTGCCCCCACAACACCGACTCCGCCCTTTCTGTTCGGAGAAAAAGTGTCCGACCCGCTCGCGATGTACCTTTCGGATATCTACACCATTTCCGCAAATCTGGCCGGTCTGCCCGCCTTGTCCGCTCCATCCTGGCCTACGCCGGAAGGCCTTCCCGTCGGAGCCCAGCTGATCGGGCCCGCCTGGTCCGAAGGACGCCTCCTGCGTCTGGCAGCCATCCTGGAGGAAGGCGTTGGAATCCATCGTCCTCCTGTTGCGACAGTCGGGGGAGGGGAAGCGGCATGA
- the glmU gene encoding bifunctional UDP-N-acetylglucosamine diphosphorylase/glucosamine-1-phosphate N-acetyltransferase GlmU encodes MIFDAAILAAGFGTRMRSPLPKMASPILGEPLLRYPYDAVCRMMPPASDIFVVAGREPLESLLPPGVSWVHQHVMDGTLGAVEAVILSSNFRKGHASHLLVLNGDAPLVDADLLGGFLEAAIREPDAFWFVSTSLPDAGRYGRVIRSGKGDILAVREWVDLGPGEREIREINAGIYLIPVDFLADSLPQVEPHPEKKERFLTSLFSLAVGSGRLVRAWQAGPESVLGVNSQSELAEAAILLQGKINRFWMDRGVTMWDPRTTYIGPSVQIGPGTILYPGVILEGETTIAESCRIGLSCHLRNVRIASGVHVRDHSVLTDSEVEEDAVVGPFSHLRPGSHLERGAHVGNFVETKKVRLGQGAKANHLTYLGDATVGEGSNIGAGTITCNYDGVKKHETKIGRNVFLGSDTQLVAPVSVGDGAVVAAGTTVTKDVPPGALVVSRVPQKNLPDKGTALKNRLAEEKSKKEQG; translated from the coding sequence ATGATCTTTGACGCAGCGATCCTTGCGGCGGGGTTTGGAACCCGCATGCGCTCCCCCTTGCCGAAGATGGCGTCCCCCATTCTTGGCGAACCCCTTCTTCGCTATCCGTATGATGCCGTCTGTCGCATGATGCCGCCCGCCTCCGACATTTTTGTCGTCGCGGGCCGGGAGCCTCTCGAGTCGCTTCTTCCTCCCGGGGTGTCCTGGGTGCATCAGCATGTGATGGACGGCACGCTGGGCGCGGTGGAGGCGGTCATCCTTTCCTCCAATTTCCGGAAAGGGCATGCATCCCATCTTCTGGTTCTGAACGGAGATGCTCCCCTGGTCGACGCGGATCTTCTGGGTGGATTTCTCGAAGCCGCCATCCGGGAACCGGATGCGTTCTGGTTCGTCTCCACTTCTCTTCCCGATGCGGGACGCTACGGGAGAGTGATCCGCTCCGGGAAAGGGGATATCCTTGCTGTACGGGAATGGGTCGATCTTGGACCCGGAGAAAGGGAGATTCGGGAAATCAATGCGGGTATCTACCTGATTCCGGTGGATTTTCTCGCGGACTCTCTTCCGCAGGTTGAACCCCACCCGGAAAAAAAAGAACGCTTTCTGACGTCCCTTTTCTCTCTTGCCGTGGGCAGCGGACGCCTTGTCCGGGCCTGGCAGGCAGGCCCGGAATCTGTTCTGGGTGTCAATTCCCAGAGCGAACTTGCGGAAGCGGCGATTCTTCTGCAGGGGAAGATCAACCGTTTCTGGATGGACCGGGGGGTCACGATGTGGGATCCGCGCACAACATATATCGGTCCGTCCGTCCAGATCGGTCCGGGAACAATCCTTTACCCGGGGGTCATCCTGGAAGGGGAAACAACAATTGCCGAATCCTGCCGGATCGGCCTTTCCTGCCATCTCCGGAATGTGCGGATCGCCTCCGGGGTTCATGTGCGTGATCATTCCGTCCTGACAGACAGCGAGGTAGAAGAGGATGCGGTGGTCGGACCTTTTTCCCATTTGCGTCCCGGCAGTCACCTGGAACGGGGAGCCCATGTCGGGAACTTTGTCGAGACCAAGAAGGTGCGTCTGGGCCAGGGGGCCAAGGCCAATCATCTGACGTACCTCGGGGATGCGACTGTCGGAGAGGGGAGCAATATCGGGGCGGGGACCATCACCTGCAATTATGACGGCGTCAAAAAACATGAAACGAAGATCGGGAGAAACGTCTTTCTTGGAAGCGATACCCAGCTGGTTGCGCCTGTTTCGGTCGGTGACGGTGCGGTTGTGGCCGCGGGGACGACGGTGACCAAGGATGTTCCCCCTGGCGCACTCGTCGTTTCCCGTGTTCCGCAAAAGAACTTGCCGGATAAGGGAACGGCCCTGAAAAATCGCCTCGCAGAGGAAAAATCGAAAAAGGAGCAGGGCTGA
- a CDS encoding PD40 domain-containing protein, whose amino-acid sequence MSLKVETEKLVPGKVEILLPSFSPDGQMISYIRLTDPDALNELRDLGCLTVVDARTQEEKLDIKGDLVALNYRERGRGYLDLVPVWSPDSRFVYFHYDDPAWESIGPRWSLYRADMTTGQVIRMPFPIEEYRINTIEVSPSGKRIALNSRQRWKPYEKRFFWKTTKRMILADQLVVADNGGENPVNVVEWPKDRYRHQEELGDFHWSPVDDLLVYIVRFRENRYKEESFLYLYDPGTRVVRELFRTSEHIDHFSWSPDGQTIFFHTRDPRSQKSSRRYSLYRIQPVSGQTDRLTDHQEFFYPMTPARGNQILLETHLEAGGRGISLMDSSTGNIQTVVKTGYNLYPVWSPTGESFVYLRTKPDAKPFWTWPAEPVLQFVKGGPPVKLAPVDSSARLTNCRPAFSPDGRTILFVAKDESEDAQARFPGLWISRISEDSSA is encoded by the coding sequence ATGTCCTTGAAAGTCGAAACGGAAAAACTGGTTCCCGGAAAAGTGGAAATTCTCTTGCCATCGTTTTCTCCGGACGGTCAGATGATTTCGTATATTCGTCTGACGGATCCGGATGCGCTGAACGAATTGCGGGACCTCGGATGTCTGACGGTCGTGGATGCCCGGACGCAGGAAGAAAAGCTGGACATCAAGGGAGATCTCGTCGCCCTCAATTACCGGGAACGGGGGAGAGGGTATCTGGATCTCGTTCCTGTCTGGTCTCCCGACAGCCGGTTCGTCTACTTCCACTACGACGATCCGGCCTGGGAATCCATCGGTCCCCGCTGGAGCCTCTATCGGGCGGACATGACGACCGGACAGGTGATCCGGATGCCTTTTCCGATCGAGGAATACCGGATCAACACGATTGAGGTCTCCCCTTCGGGAAAACGGATTGCCCTCAACTCCAGGCAACGCTGGAAACCCTACGAAAAACGGTTTTTCTGGAAAACGACAAAACGCATGATTCTTGCCGATCAGCTGGTGGTGGCGGACAACGGGGGGGAAAACCCGGTCAACGTGGTGGAATGGCCGAAGGACCGCTATCGCCATCAGGAGGAGCTGGGGGATTTCCACTGGTCTCCGGTGGATGATCTGCTTGTCTACATCGTGCGCTTTCGCGAAAACCGCTACAAGGAGGAATCGTTCCTGTACCTGTATGATCCCGGGACCAGGGTGGTTCGGGAACTGTTCCGGACCAGCGAGCACATCGACCATTTTTCCTGGAGTCCGGACGGTCAGACGATCTTTTTTCACACCCGGGATCCCCGATCGCAGAAGTCCTCGCGGAGGTACAGCCTTTACCGGATCCAGCCGGTTTCCGGACAGACGGACAGACTCACGGATCACCAGGAGTTTTTTTACCCCATGACCCCCGCCCGGGGGAACCAGATTCTTCTCGAAACCCATCTCGAGGCGGGAGGGAGAGGAATCTCCCTGATGGATTCGTCCACCGGGAATATCCAGACGGTGGTCAAGACCGGGTATAATCTCTATCCGGTGTGGTCACCGACCGGTGAGTCCTTTGTCTATCTCCGGACGAAGCCGGATGCCAAACCCTTCTGGACCTGGCCGGCGGAACCGGTTCTCCAGTTTGTGAAGGGAGGACCTCCTGTCAAGCTGGCCCCTGTGGATTCCTCTGCCCGACTGACAAATTGCCGTCCCGCCTTTTCTCCGGACGGGAGAACGATTCTCTTTGTGGCCAAAGATGAAAGCGAGGATGCCCAGGCCCGTTTCCCGGGCCTCTGGATCTCCCGGATTTCCGAAGATTCGTCGGCATGA